From one Sardina pilchardus chromosome 6, fSarPil1.1, whole genome shotgun sequence genomic stretch:
- the mylipb gene encoding E3 ubiquitin-protein ligase MYLIP-B, protein MFCHVTRSDSVVMEVEVDAKANGEDCLNKVCQTLGIIEVDYFGLQFTGSGGESLWLNLRNRISQQMDTVSPCRLKLRVKFFVEPHLILQEQTRHLFLLHVKEELHRGSLRLDAEQAAEFCALLAQAELGDYNANTAKYSYAHLCGEEPSPATLNGLISKHQELEGMSGPSAEYQALQLVSTLENYGVEWHWARNIEGQSLAIGVGPEGVSVCKDDFTLINRIVYPVFQMATHSGKNVNLTVTKDTGESVVLEFKLVSSRAAKGLYRAITEIHAFYRCDTVTSAVMMQYSRDFKGHLASLFLNENIDLGKRYVFDIQRTSKEVYDRTRRALFSAGGTGGTGTDASAGGQRCRSSALHSLGEDGEEDEEADEEGACEGCREKRLLQERLQRLQEALLCALCCEEEINAAFCPCGHTVCCQGCATQLQCCPVCRSEVDHIQQVYLPTCASLLNLALPSKHTSYTIHRAMPSHRDAAMDYTDSEKIC, encoded by the exons ATGTTCTGCCACGTTACGCGGTCTGATTCGGTTGTTATGGAGGTGGAGGTTGATGCGAAGGCAAACGGAGAGGACTGCTTGAACAAG GTATGTCAAACGTTGGGAATCATTGAAGTGGATTACTTTGGACTTCAGTTCACTGGCAGCGGAGGAGAGAGCTTGTGGCTGAACCTGAGAAACAGAATCTCCCAGCAGATGGACACCGTGTCCCCATGCCGACTGAAACTGAGAGTGAAGTTCTTTGTGGAGCCTCATCTCATCCTTCAGGAACAAACAAG GCACCTGTTCCTGTTGCACGTGAAAGAGGAGCTCCACAGAGGCAGCTTGCGCCTGGACGCCGAGCAGGCCGCCGAGTTCTGTGCCCTCCTGGCGCAGGCTGAGCTGGGGGACTACAACGCCAACACCGCCAAGTACAGCTACGCCCACCTGTGCGGAGAAGAACCCAGTCCTGCCACCCTCAACGG CCTTATTTCGAAGCACCAGGAGCTGGAGGGGATGAGCGGGCCGTCGGCGGAGTACCAGGCCCTGCAGCTGGTGTCCACTCTGGAGAACTACGGCGTGGAGTGGCACTGGGCCCGGAACATCGAGGGCCAGAGTCTGGCCATAGGAGTGGGCCCAGAGGGAGTGTCCGTCTGCAAGGACGACTTCACACTCATCAACAG GATTGTTTACCCAGTCTTTCAGATGGCCACGCACTCGGGCAAGAACGTTAACCTCACGGTCACCAAGGATACCGGAGAGAGTGTTGTCCTTGAGTTCAAGCTCGTCAGCTCTCGAGCAGCCAAGGGCCTGTATAGAGCCATCACAGAGATTCATGCCTTCTACAG ATGCGACACGGTCACCAGCGCCGTGATGATGCAATACAGCCGCGACTTCAAGGGCCACCTGGCCTCGCTCTTCCTGAACGAGAACATCGACCTGGGCAAGCGCTACGTCTTCGACATCCAGCGCACCTCCAAAGAGGTGTACGACCGCACGCGCCGGGCCCTCTTCAGCGCCGGCGGGACGGGCGGGACGGGCACGGACGCCTCGGCCGGCGGCCAGCGCTGCCGCTCGTCGGCGCTGCACTCCCTCGGGGAGGAcggcgaggaggacgaggaggcggACGAGGAGGGCGCGTGCGAGGGCTGCCGGGAGAAGCGGCTGCTGCAGGAGCGGCTCCAGAGGCTGCAGGAGGCCCTGCTGTGCGCCCTGTGCTGCGAGGAGGAGATCAACGCCGCCTTCTGCCCCTGCGGCCATACCGTCTGCTGCCAGGGCTGCGCCACCCAGCTCCAG TGTTGTCCCGTGTGCCGTTCAGAAGTGGACCATATACAGCAGGTCTACCTGCCCACGTGTGCCAGCCTGCTGAACCTGGCACTGCCAAGCAAGCACACCTCCTATACCATACACAGGGCAATGCCCTCGCACAGAGATGCTGCAATGGACTACACAGACAGTGAAAAGATCTGTTAA
- the dtnbp1a gene encoding dysbindin-A isoform X3: MFENFREKLQTVQQDFTTGIKTLGEKSKDAKVKKKQRREDHLPQYSAGVELLSRYEDTWETLHKSAKECAKAGEVADGEVVMLSAHWEKRRSGLVDLEEQLQQVPVFLSDLETVTSRIAQMEADFEEMESRLMYLENLCAQCEQQRFKHFQTLQLENYKKKKRKELESLKAELGSEHAQKVLDMEHAQQAKLKERQKFFEEAFQQDMEQYLSTGYLQIADRRGSMSSMEVNVDMLEQMDLTDVSDHEALDVFLNSSGEDNSTASPVSGPEQDSLSSADAEISLKVPTRVELGHGLPSASTASTRSESASQETEGPDEEEEDEETSLGDAPVVASDEEDVQPDTVLTGLPEPEEPPRISDDSDSLTP; the protein is encoded by the exons ATGTTTGAGAATTTCAGAGAGAAACTGCAGACGGTGCAGCAGGATTTCACAACAGG GATCAAGACCCTGGGTGAAAAATCCAAGGATGCCAAAGTAAAAAAGAAGCAAAG AAGAGAGGACCACCTTCCTCAGTATTCAGCTGGAGTGGAGTTACTCAGTCG GTATGAAGACACTTGGGAGACCCTTCATAAGAGTGCAAAAGAATGTGCCAAAGCTGGAGAG GTGGCGGACGGGGAGGTGGTGATGCTGTCGGCCCACTGGGAGAAGAGGCGCTCAGGGTTGGTGGACCTTGAggagcagctccagcaggtCCCAGTCTTCCTCAGTGACCTGGAGACAGTCACGTCCCGCATCG CTCAAATGGAGGCTGACTTTGAGGAGATGGAGAGCCGTCTGATGTACCTGGAGAACCTGTGCGCCCAGTGCGAGCAGCAGCGCTTCAAGCACTTCCAGACCCTTCAGCTGGAGAActacaagaagaagaaaag GAAAGAACTGGAGTCCCTCAAAG CCGAGCTGGGTTCTGAGCATGCCCAGAAGGTGCTGGACATGGAGCATGCCCAGCAGGCAAAGCTGAAGGAGCGTCAGAAGTTCTTCGAGGAGGCATTCCAGCAGGACATGGAGCAGTATCTTTCCACGGGCTACCTCCAGATCGCCGATCGGAGAG GAAGCATGTCCTCCATGGAGGTGAACGTGGACATGCTGGAGCAGATGGACCTGACGGACGTCTCGGACCACGAGGCCCTGGACGTCTTCTTGAACTCGAGCGGCGAGGACAACAGCACCGCCTCACCGGTCTCAG gtccGGAGCAGGACTCCTTGTCCAGCGCCGACGCCGAGATCTCCCTGAAGGTGCCCACTCGGGTGGAGCTGGGCCACGGCCTCCCCTCCgcctccaccgcctccacccGCAGCGAGTCGGCCAGCCAGGAGACGGAAGGGcccgacgaggaggaggaggacgaggagaccAGCCTGGGGGACGCGCCGGTGGTGGCGTCCGACGAGGAGGACGTGCAGCCAGACACGGTGCTGACCGGCCTCCCCGAGCCCGAGGAGCCGCCCCGGATCTCGGACGACAGCGACTCGCTGACCCCGTGA
- the dtnbp1a gene encoding dysbindin-A isoform X2: MFENFREKLQTVQQDFTTGIKTLGEKSKDAKVKKKQREDHLPQYSAGVELLSRYEDTWETLHKSAKECAKAGEVADGEVVMLSAHWEKRRSGLVDLEEQLQQVPVFLSDLETVTSRIAQMEADFEEMESRLMYLENLCAQCEQQRFKHFQTLQLENYKKKKRKELESLKAELGSEHAQKVLDMEHAQQAKLKERQKFFEEAFQQDMEQYLSTGYLQIADRREPIGSMSSMEVNVDMLEQMDLTDVSDHEALDVFLNSSGEDNSTASPVSGPEQDSLSSADAEISLKVPTRVELGHGLPSASTASTRSESASQETEGPDEEEEDEETSLGDAPVVASDEEDVQPDTVLTGLPEPEEPPRISDDSDSLTP; this comes from the exons ATGTTTGAGAATTTCAGAGAGAAACTGCAGACGGTGCAGCAGGATTTCACAACAGG GATCAAGACCCTGGGTGAAAAATCCAAGGATGCCAAAGTAAAAAAGAAGCAAAG AGAGGACCACCTTCCTCAGTATTCAGCTGGAGTGGAGTTACTCAGTCG GTATGAAGACACTTGGGAGACCCTTCATAAGAGTGCAAAAGAATGTGCCAAAGCTGGAGAG GTGGCGGACGGGGAGGTGGTGATGCTGTCGGCCCACTGGGAGAAGAGGCGCTCAGGGTTGGTGGACCTTGAggagcagctccagcaggtCCCAGTCTTCCTCAGTGACCTGGAGACAGTCACGTCCCGCATCG CTCAAATGGAGGCTGACTTTGAGGAGATGGAGAGCCGTCTGATGTACCTGGAGAACCTGTGCGCCCAGTGCGAGCAGCAGCGCTTCAAGCACTTCCAGACCCTTCAGCTGGAGAActacaagaagaagaaaag GAAAGAACTGGAGTCCCTCAAAG CCGAGCTGGGTTCTGAGCATGCCCAGAAGGTGCTGGACATGGAGCATGCCCAGCAGGCAAAGCTGAAGGAGCGTCAGAAGTTCTTCGAGGAGGCATTCCAGCAGGACATGGAGCAGTATCTTTCCACGGGCTACCTCCAGATCGCCGATCGGAGAG AGCCAATAGGAAGCATGTCCTCCATGGAGGTGAACGTGGACATGCTGGAGCAGATGGACCTGACGGACGTCTCGGACCACGAGGCCCTGGACGTCTTCTTGAACTCGAGCGGCGAGGACAACAGCACCGCCTCACCGGTCTCAG gtccGGAGCAGGACTCCTTGTCCAGCGCCGACGCCGAGATCTCCCTGAAGGTGCCCACTCGGGTGGAGCTGGGCCACGGCCTCCCCTCCgcctccaccgcctccacccGCAGCGAGTCGGCCAGCCAGGAGACGGAAGGGcccgacgaggaggaggaggacgaggagaccAGCCTGGGGGACGCGCCGGTGGTGGCGTCCGACGAGGAGGACGTGCAGCCAGACACGGTGCTGACCGGCCTCCCCGAGCCCGAGGAGCCGCCCCGGATCTCGGACGACAGCGACTCGCTGACCCCGTGA
- the dtnbp1a gene encoding dysbindin-A isoform X1 — protein MFENFREKLQTVQQDFTTGIKTLGEKSKDAKVKKKQRREDHLPQYSAGVELLSRYEDTWETLHKSAKECAKAGEVADGEVVMLSAHWEKRRSGLVDLEEQLQQVPVFLSDLETVTSRIAQMEADFEEMESRLMYLENLCAQCEQQRFKHFQTLQLENYKKKKRKELESLKAELGSEHAQKVLDMEHAQQAKLKERQKFFEEAFQQDMEQYLSTGYLQIADRREPIGSMSSMEVNVDMLEQMDLTDVSDHEALDVFLNSSGEDNSTASPVSGPEQDSLSSADAEISLKVPTRVELGHGLPSASTASTRSESASQETEGPDEEEEDEETSLGDAPVVASDEEDVQPDTVLTGLPEPEEPPRISDDSDSLTP, from the exons ATGTTTGAGAATTTCAGAGAGAAACTGCAGACGGTGCAGCAGGATTTCACAACAGG GATCAAGACCCTGGGTGAAAAATCCAAGGATGCCAAAGTAAAAAAGAAGCAAAG AAGAGAGGACCACCTTCCTCAGTATTCAGCTGGAGTGGAGTTACTCAGTCG GTATGAAGACACTTGGGAGACCCTTCATAAGAGTGCAAAAGAATGTGCCAAAGCTGGAGAG GTGGCGGACGGGGAGGTGGTGATGCTGTCGGCCCACTGGGAGAAGAGGCGCTCAGGGTTGGTGGACCTTGAggagcagctccagcaggtCCCAGTCTTCCTCAGTGACCTGGAGACAGTCACGTCCCGCATCG CTCAAATGGAGGCTGACTTTGAGGAGATGGAGAGCCGTCTGATGTACCTGGAGAACCTGTGCGCCCAGTGCGAGCAGCAGCGCTTCAAGCACTTCCAGACCCTTCAGCTGGAGAActacaagaagaagaaaag GAAAGAACTGGAGTCCCTCAAAG CCGAGCTGGGTTCTGAGCATGCCCAGAAGGTGCTGGACATGGAGCATGCCCAGCAGGCAAAGCTGAAGGAGCGTCAGAAGTTCTTCGAGGAGGCATTCCAGCAGGACATGGAGCAGTATCTTTCCACGGGCTACCTCCAGATCGCCGATCGGAGAG AGCCAATAGGAAGCATGTCCTCCATGGAGGTGAACGTGGACATGCTGGAGCAGATGGACCTGACGGACGTCTCGGACCACGAGGCCCTGGACGTCTTCTTGAACTCGAGCGGCGAGGACAACAGCACCGCCTCACCGGTCTCAG gtccGGAGCAGGACTCCTTGTCCAGCGCCGACGCCGAGATCTCCCTGAAGGTGCCCACTCGGGTGGAGCTGGGCCACGGCCTCCCCTCCgcctccaccgcctccacccGCAGCGAGTCGGCCAGCCAGGAGACGGAAGGGcccgacgaggaggaggaggacgaggagaccAGCCTGGGGGACGCGCCGGTGGTGGCGTCCGACGAGGAGGACGTGCAGCCAGACACGGTGCTGACCGGCCTCCCCGAGCCCGAGGAGCCGCCCCGGATCTCGGACGACAGCGACTCGCTGACCCCGTGA